The region CCTGCAGGAGACGGTGGACAAGACGGCGCGCCGGGAGGACTGGTCCAAAGAGCTCAGCCGCGAGCAGCTGGAGTACGCCGCGCGGGACGCCGCCATCCTGCTGCCGCTCCACGAGCGGCTGCAGGAGCTGCTGGAGCGGGAGGGGCTCGGGCCGGTCTCCCGGATAGAGTTCGGGGCGGTGCCCGCCATCGCGGAGATGGAGCTCGCCGGGATAAGGCTCGACGTGCGGCGGTGGCGGGAGCTGGAGAGGGTCGTCCGGCGGCGGCGCGACGAGGCGGCGCGCCGCCTGGAGTCCCACTTCCCGCAGCCGGAGGGGGTGCTCCCGCTCGAGGGTCTCGGGCCGCGCCTGAACCTGAACAGCCCCCAGCAGATCATGGAGGCCTTCCGCTCCATAGGGATAGAGCTTCCGGACACCCGGATGTGGACGCTGCTGACGGTGGACCACCCGGCGGCCCGGGACCTGCTGGAGTACCGCGAGCTGCAGAAGAAGCTCGGCACCTACCTGGAGACCTACGAGGGCTTTGTTCACCCGAAGACCGGCAGGATCCACGCGAGCTTCCTGCAGTGCCGGGTGCCAACCGGGCGGCTGGCCTGCACCAACCCCAACGTGCAGCAGATCCCCCACGAGGACGAGTTCCGCCGCTGCTTCGTCGCCGGGGAGGGGAACGTCCTGGTGATCGCCGACTACTCGCAGATAGAGCTGCGGATACTGGCCGAGGTCTCCGGCGACCCGGGCTTCGTGGAGGCCTTCCGGCGGGGCGAGGACCTGCACCGGGTGACGGCGGCGACGATGTTCGGGGTGCCAAAGGAGGAGGTCACCAAAGAGCAGCGCTCGGCGGCCAAGCGCATCAACTTCGGGCTGGCCTACGGGCGCGGCCCGCGCAGCCTGGCGGCCCAGCTGGGGACCGACGAGGAGCGCGCCCGCAGGCTCATCGACGAGTACTTCGCGACCTACGGCCGGGTGCAGCGCTACCTGAACGAGACGGCGAACCGCGCCCTGAAGGAGGGCGCGCTGCGCACCCTCTCCGGGCGGCTGCGCAAGTTCGGCCGCACGAGGGGCCTGAGCAGCGCGGAGCGGGGCGCCCTCAAGCGGGAGGCGATGAACTACCCCATCCAGGGCACCAGCGCGGACATCGCGAAGCTGGCCCTGATCTTTATCCACTCGGAGCTGAGAGACCTCGACGCCCGCCTGATCAACTGCATCCACGACGAGTTCGTGGTCGAGTGCGCCGAAGAACAGGCGGAGGAGGCGGCCTCCCGGGTGCGCTCGGCGATGGTCCGGGCGGGCGAGCGGCTGCTGAAGCGGGTGCCGGTGGAGGTGGAGGTGGCCGTCTCCCGGGAGTGGAGGAAGTAGCCGGGTGGAGATCTCGCGGGCAACGCCGCAGGACGCCGGGGAGCTGACGGAGATAGCCCGCGCGGCGAAGCGCCACTGGGGATATCCGGAGCGCTGGATGGAGCTGTGGCGGGAGGCGCTGACGATCACGCCGCAGCTCGCCGCCGGAGGCGAGGTGTGGGTCGCCGAGGAGGGCGGGGAGAAGCTGGGCTTCTACGCCCTCTCGGGCTCGGGCAGGGAGCTGGAGCACCTGTGGGTGCGGCCGGAGCGTCTGGGCGAGGGCGTGGGCCGGGCCCTGTTCCTGCACGCCCTGGGCCGGGCGGCCGAGCTGGGGGCGGAGACGGTCCTGATCGAGTCGGACCCCAACGCCGAGGGCTTCTACTTGCGCATGGGGGCGGCGAAGCTCGGGGAGCGGGTCTCGGAGCTGGACGGCAGGGAGCGGGTGCTCCCGCTGCTGGCGGCGAGAACCCGTCACTGAGCCGCGGAGGAGCGGGAGGCCCCAACGGCGGCCGCGGTGACGAGGAGCACCGCGAGCAGGGCCCTCCACCCGAGCCGCTCCCCGAGCACGACGAAGCCCACCAGCGCGGCCACCGCGGGCTCCAGGCTCATGAGCACCCCGAAGACGCGGGCGGGCAGGCGCCGGAGCGCCTCGAGCTCGAGCGAGTAGGGCACCGCCGAGGAGAGCAGGGCGACCGCCGCCCCGGCCAGAAGCACCTGCGCCTCGAGCAGCCCCGCGCCCGCCGAGGCGAGCCCCACCGGGGCGGTGAGCGCGGCCCCGGCGCACATGGCGATGATCAGCCCGGTGGAGCCGGGGAAGGCCCGCCCGGTCCAACCCCCAAGCAGGATGTAGGCGGCCCAGAAGCATCCGGCGAGCAGCGCCAGACCCACCCCCGCCGGGTCGAGCCCCGCCCCGCCGAAGGCTCCGAGCGGGGCGAGCAGGAGTATCCCCGCGGCGGCCATCGCGACCCAGAGGAGGTCCAGCATCCTGCGGCTGCCCGCCACGGCCACCCCGAGCGGCCCCACGAACTCGAGCGTCACCGCCACCCCCAGGGGTATACGGTCGAGCGCGGAGTAGAAGGCCAGGTTCATCGCCGCGAGCACCGCCCCGAAGGAGACGGCGAGCCGGTAGGCGGAGGGCGGATACCCCCGCACCTTCGGCCGCCACAGGAGCAGCAGAAAGGCGGCGGCGAACCCGACCCTGAGAAACACCGTCCCCCCGGGCCCCACCTCCTCGAAGAGGCCCTTGGCGACCGCGGCCCCGAGCTGCACCGAGCAGACCGCCAGCAGCACGAGCCCCTCCGGCGGGAAGGGGCCCGCAACCCTCGCTCTCAGCCTCCGGACCAACCTCCCCCGCCACCTCCTCGCCAGCGAACGACCCGGAGAATTGTACCGCCCCGCCGAAACGGTCCCGGCGACGCCCTAGGGCGCCACGACGAGGGCCTCGCCGGGGCCGAGCCGGGCGGGGGGGCGGAGGTCTCCGCCCTCCTGCCCGGGAGAGGTGGAGAGCAGGACGCGCCCCCGGAGGACCGGCGGCAGGGGCTCGGGGGCCTCGCCCAGGTTCAGGGCGACGAGGAGGCGGCGCCCGGCGTGGCTGCGGGCGTAGGCCAGCAGGGAGCCCCCGGCCTCGAGCGGCTCGTAGGAGCCCACGGAGAGGGCGGGCTCCGAGCGGCGGAGGCGCAGGAGCCTGCGGTAGAGGCAGAGGAGGGAGCCCCGGCTCTCCCTCTGCGCGGCGACGTTGCGGTGGCGGCGGTCGGGGGAGAGCGGGAGCCAGGGCTCGGCGTCCGGCGGGCAGAACCCGGCGTTCGGGGAGGCGTCCCACTGCATCGGGGTGCGGGCCGGGTCGCGGCTGAGGCGCGGGTTCTGCGAGCCGGCCGGGTCGCGGAGACGCTCCGGCGGGATCTTCCCGTCGACCATGCCGATCTCGTCGCCGTAGTAGACCGTGGGGGTCCCGCGCAGGGTGAGGAGCAGCACGGCGGCCGCCCGCGCCCTCTCCGGGCCGACCCGGGTGGCGACGCGGGGGTTGTCGTGGTTGCTCAGGACCCAGTTGGGCCAGCCGTGCGGGGGGAGGGCCGCCTCGTACTCGGAGATGAGGGCGGCGAGGGAGGGGGCGCTCCAGGGCGTCGTGATGAGGTGCATGTTCGTCGGCAGGTGGACCCCGCGCCCCCCCTCCCCGTAGTAGAGCACGAGCCTGTCGAACGGCAGGTAGAGCTCGCCGATCATCACCCGCTCCCCGCCGCAGCCGTCGAGGACGCGGCGCATCCCGGAGATCATCCGGTGCACCTCCGGGCGGTCGGTGGTGTAGACGGGGAGATGGGCCTCGTAGGAGGGCCGACCCTCCTCGTAGGCCGGGTTGGGCGGGTTGTCCCGGAGCTTCTCGTCTTTTACGAGGTGGCGCAGGGCGTCCACCCGGAAGCCGTCCACGCCCCTCTCCAGCCAGAAGCGCATCACCCCGTGCATCGCCTCCCTCACCGCGGGGTTGCGCCAGTTGAGGTCCGGCTGCTTGCGGTGGAAGGCGTGGTAGTAGTACTGCCCCGTTCTCTCGTCCCACTCCCACGCAGAACCCCCGAAGACGCTCCGCCAGTTGTTGGGCGGCGAGCCGTCGGGCTTCGGGTCGGCCCAGATGTACCAGTCGCGCCTCGGGCTCTCGCGCGAGGCGCGGGACTCCAAAAACCACGGGTGCTCGTCCGAGGTGTGGTTGGGGACGTAGTCGACGATGAGGCGCATGCCCCTCCGGTGCGTCTCCGCGACCAGCTCGTCGAAGTCCGCGAGCGTGCCGAAGAGGGGGTCCACGGCGCAGTGGTCGGAGATGTCGTAGCCGAAGTCCGCCATGGGGGAGGGGTAGAAGGGGGAGAGCCAGATGGCGTCGACCCCGAGCCACTCCAGGTAGTCCAGGCGGGAGGCGATGCCCTCGAGGTCGCCCACCCCGTCGCCGCTCGCGTCGGCGAAGCTGCGGGGGTAGATGTGGTAGACCACCCCGCGCTGCCACCACAGGTGCCCTCTTCTCTCCGTCACGCTCCTCCCCTCTGCCTCTTCTTCCACGACGGCACGAAGGCTACCGCGTGCCGGGGTGGATCTTCCAGGAGATCAGGGCGATGGCGGAGCAGAGCAGCGCGAGCAGCAGAAACGCCGCCCGCAGGGAGAAGGCGCCCGCCGCGGCCCCGAAGAGCGGCGGGCTTGCGGTGAAGGCCACGTACCCGGCCGCGGTCACCGCCGCGACGGCCCGGCCGCTCCCGGAGGACGCCCGGGCGGTGAGGGAGAAGGCCAGCGGGGCCACCGGCGAGAGGGCGACCCCGACGAGCACGAGCCCGAGCGCCGCCCGGGCGGGAGAGCCGGCGAGCGCCGCGGCCGCGAGCCCCGCAGCCGCCAGAAGCCCCGCGCCAGCGAGCACCCGGCGCTCCCCGAGCCGGACTACGGCGGCGGCCCCGAGCAGCCGGCCCAGAGCGCCGGCGAGGTACAGCCCGGCGATCCCCGCGCCGGCGAGCGCGGCGCCGGAGCCGAGGACGCCGCGCAGGTAGAGGGAGGAGTACCCCTCGAGCGCCGCGTCGGTGGCGAAGCACAGGAAGACGAGGGCGGCGCACGCCAGCACGGCGGCCGGAAGCCGGCCGGAGGGCTTTTCGCCGGCCGCCGGGGCCGGCCCCGGCGCTCCCCCGGGCAGCGGGAGCCGCAGAGCGGCGAGCGCGAGCGCCAGAAGCGCCGCGCCGGCCGCCGCGTAGACGCCCCCGTAGCCCGCGCCGGCCCCGAGGGCAAGCCCGGAGCCGAGGGCCCCGAGCCCCGCGCCGCCGCTGAAGCCCGCGTGGAAGAGGTTCATGGCGCGGCGGCCGGACCGCCGCTCGTAGTCCCCGCCGAGGAGGTTGCAGGCGAGGTCGTAGAACCCGACCGTCCCGGAGAGGACCAGCACGGCGAGCAGCGAGGCGTAGCTCTCGACGAGCGGGAGCAGGAGCAGGTAGGAGCCGGTCCCGGCGATGCCGGCGACGAGCACGGGCCGCCGGCCGAGGCGGTCGGCGGCCCGACCGGCGGCGAGCAGGCCGGCCACCCCGCAGAGGGACTGGAGGGCGAGGGCGAGGCCGAGGGAGGTGGGCGAGAGCCCGAGGCGGCGGGAGAGGTCGGCGAGCAGCACGGCCCAGACGCCGACGTGCGCGCCCATGGCGCCGAAGAGCAGGAGCACGCCGAGAAAGCGGGCGGGTAGCGGGAACGGCACGGGCAACGAGGCTCCTTTCGGGCAGGAGAGGACGGGCGGCGGAGGGGAATCCTATGCCGGGATGTCGCCCACGCGGATCACCGCGGGAAGGCTAGCACGCCCCCTCTGAGGGCGCAACGGAGCAGACCTCGCGCATCGCCCGGAGGGCCTCGCGGGCGTGCATGCCGGAGGCCTGCAGCAGATCGAGGGCGGTGGAGCGGATCTGGCCGACGAGCACGCTGGTCTCCAGGTCGCTGCGCTCCCGCAGCACCGCGGTGGCCTTCGCCGCGGCGTCCAGCGCGAAGGAGCGGGTGTCGAGCGGGTGCTCGGGCCGGTCCAGGTACGCGTCGAGCGCCTCCACCGCCCGCGCCAGATCCTCTATGGCGGCGCACAGGGCGGGGGGCGCGGCCCCCTGCTCCTGCACCATGCTAACCGCGGCGCGGGCCAGCACGCGGGTGTTGCGCACCGCCAGATCCAGCTGCTCCGCCGCCGTGGCGTAGTAGGCGAGATGCCCCAGCGTCCTGCGGCGCGGCGGGGAGTAGCGGGCGATCTGGTACCCCCCGTCGAGGGTCTCGCGGAGCTCGGCGACCCGGGCGTCTATGCCGCGGGCCTCCTCGAGCGCCCGCTCCGCGCCCCCCAGGTCGCCCCCGGAGAGGGCGGCGGAGATCCTACGCTGCACCGCCGCCAGCGTGACGAGGGTGCGGTCGGCGGTCCTCTCCACCCGGGCCTTGGGGTCGCTGGGGAAGACCGCGCTCACCGCGAGCGCCGTGCCCCCGCCCACCAGCGCCTCGACGAACCTGTCCGGGGAGACGCCGTAGGCCGTGGGGTCCAGGTTGGCCACCAGCAGGGCGGAGATGCCCGCCTCGGTCACCAGCATCACCCCGCCCCGCACCATGAGCGCCACCGTCATCGCCAGGCCCACTATAAAGCCGGTCTGCAACACGCCCGTCCCGATGGCGAGCACGATGAGGTCGGCGACCGCGAGCCCCAGCGCGACCCCGAAGATCCACTCCGCCGCCCGCCGCAGCGTCTGCCCGGCCACGGCCCCGACGGAGATCACCGCCGCGATGGCGGCCACGAACGGCCGCTGGTGCCCCAGAAGAGCCTCCGCCAGATACCACGCGAGGCTCGCCGCTACCGCCGACTGCACCACCGGCCAGCCGCCGTAGCGCAGCCGCTCCAGCGCCCCGCCGAAGGTCCTGAGCCCAACGGCCTCGACGCTCTTCACCGCCGCAGAGAGAGCCAACAATCACCTCCTTCCGGTATATGCCTTTTGCACACAACAAAGCGGAGAATCTACCACGCGCGCGCCGTAGGACAAGGGGGCCGGCGGGGGTTTTACCTGGGTGTTAGGCGGGCTTGATGTGATCTGGATCAAACGCGTGTAGAATTAGGGCATGGTGGTCTACCGCTACGGCAGGGAGCAGTTCGAGGAGGGGGAGTACGTGCGCCGGGTGGACGCGGTGCCCGGGGACGGGCTGGACCCGGTGGTGCGGATCGTGGAGGATCTCGGGACCATAGAGGTGCCCTGCGGCAAGGAAGACTGCCGGGGCAACTGCACGGAGTACCTGGTGCGGGCTCCCCGCCGGGCGGAGGACTACACGCTGGCGGAGTGCAAGATCTCCCCCCTCGTCAGCATCCTCTAGAGGCCCCCGCTCTCGCCGAAGCTCCGGGGCCGCTGCGCGCGTTCCGAGGAGTACAGCCGGACCAGCATGCCGCCGCCTATCGGGGCGAGGAAGAGCCCGGCCAGCCCGGCGGGCAGCAGGTCGCGGGCGATGGTCCAGGCCACCAGGAAGGGCGTGCCGGTGGGGAAGTTCGAGCTCTGGATGAGCTTGAGCGGGTCGAGGACGCCGCCGGACTGCAGGAGGCCGGTGGCGTAGGAGAGCAGGATCAGGAGCGCCGAGATCACGCCCATCAGCAGGCTCAGCCCCAGGCTCAGCACGAGCCGTGCCCCGGAGGAGTGGGGGCTTATGCCGCCCCGCTTGCGCCCGGAGAGCAGCAGGAGCCCGAAGAGCGGGGCGGCGACGATCCCGCCGACGAGCCCGGCGGCCATGTACACCAGCACCAGGAGCGTCAGGTTCCCCTCGCTGCCCTGCTCGCCCTGCAAGAGCAGCAGCATCAGGGGCGTCGGAAAGAGCGACTTCACGATCATGAAGGTCAGGCCGTAGATGGCGCCGACGCCCAAAAGACGCGCGAGGATCACGCCTCCCCCTTCCTCAGTAGACGGATTACGAGCAGGCCGAGGACCGGCCCGAGCAGCAGGCCCGCCAGCAGGGCGTAGACGAAGGCGGAGAGGGCGACGAAGAAGCTCCCCACGAAGACTGCCGGGCGCATCAGCGCGGAGAGCCCCCCGGGCTCCGCCGGGGAGAGGCCGGCTATGGAGACCGCCATCACGCCCCAGACCAGCACGGCGGCCACCCCGCCGCCCGAGAGCCCCTGCAGCGCCCCGAAGCCCAGCAGCGCCCGGAAGCCCCCGCGCCCCCCGGAGAGCGCCCTCGCCGCCGCCAGGGTGCCGAGCGCCCCGGCAAGCGCCGCGCCGAGCAGCGCGGCAAGCGGCGCGGCGCCCGGCTCCCCGGCCATGAGCGCGGCCGGCGGCAGCGCCAGCAGGGCTCCCCAGGCGGCGCCGAGGACCAGCAGGTTGCGCACGGGAGGTCTCATCTTCCTTCGAGAAGCTACCTCCGCCGGGGGCGGGGTTCTGCGATGGCGTTCACGCGCGCCGCTACTCCACCCCCCTCCCCCGCTCCCCGCCGGAGGCGTCGATCCACACCGTCTTGACGTTCACGAACTCCCGGATGCCGAAGTGGGAGAGCTCCCGCCCGTAGCCCGAGCTCTTCACCCCGCCGAAGGGCACCTCCGGCGTGGACTCCACCAGCCGGTTGATGTACACCATGCCGGCCTCGATCTCATCTACAAAGCGCTCCTGCTCCTCCGGGTCGTTAGTCCAGGCGCTGGAGCCCAGCCCGAAGGGGGTCTCGTTGGCCAGCCGGATCGCCTCGTCGATGTCCCGGGCGGTAAAAAGCGAGGCGACGGGGCCGAAGATCTCCTCCTCCCGGGCCGGCGCACCCTCGGGGATCTCCGCGAGCACCGTCGGGGGGTAGAAGTAGCCCGGCCCGTCCAGCGGCTTGCCGCCGGTGAGCACCTTCGCCCCGGCCTCCACGCTCCTGCGGACCTGCTCGTCCACCCCCTCCAGGATCGAGGGCATCGCCAGCGGGCCCATGTCCGTCGTCTCGTCCATCGGGTCCCCGACCTTGAGCGAGGCCATCTTCTCCACGAAGCGGCGGGTGAACTCCTCGGCGATCTGGCGGTGGACGATGATCCGCTTGGCGTTGATGCACGACTGGCCGTTGTTGAGGGTGCGCGAGGTCACCGCGGTGTCCAGCGCCCGGTCCAGGTCGGCCGAGGGCATCACGATGAACGGGTCGCTCCCCCCCAGCTCCAGCACGCTCGGCTTTATGTTCCGGCCCGCCTCCCCGCCGACGTCGCGCCCGGCCGGGGTGCTCCCGGTGAGCGTGGCGGCCCGCACCCGCGGGTCGGAGATCACATCCCTCACCTGCGAGGCGCCTATGAGCAGCGTCTGGAAGACGCCCTCGGGGAAGCCGGCCTGACGGAAGACCTCCTCTATGGCCAGCGCCGACTGCGGGACGTTGGAGGCGTGCTTGAGGAGCCCCACGTTGCCGGCGGTCAGCGCGGGGGCCGCGAACCGGAAGACCTGCCAGAACGGGAAGTTCCACGGCATGACGGCCAGCACCGGTCCCAGCGGCTGGTAGCGGACGAAGGCGCGGGCGCCCTCCAGCTCCACCTCCTCGTCGGCGAGAAACCGCGCGGCGTTCTGCGCGTAGTAGCGGCACCCCCGGGCGGACTTGCGCACCTCGGCGACGGCGGCGGCGAGCGGCTTGCCCATCTCGGTGGTGATGAGCCGGCCGAACTCCTCCGCCCTCTCCTCCAGCACCTCCGCGGCCCGGGCCATGAGCCGGCAGCGCTCCTGCACGGGGGTCTCGCGCCAGCCCCGGAAGGCCCCGACGGCGCGCTCTATCTTCTCGTCTATCTGCTCCCGGTCGAGGGCCTCGAAGCGCTTCAGCTCCTCGCCGGTCGCCGGGTTCACGGTCGCGATAGCCAAGGCAGAACCTCCTACGCCGCTTGCCGCCTTTGAAGAGCATATATACCCGCTGCGGCCGCCCTACCCACGGCCGGAGGGCTTATACAATCAGCCGTGACGATGGAGGACCCGGCAAGAGCCCGCAGGGTGGTGGAGGAGCTGGCCCGCGCGGCGGGCTTCGAGCTCGTGGGCGTGACGGGCGCGGAGCCCCTGGCGGAGGGCGGCGAGCGGCTGCGCCGGTGGCAGGAGGCGGGGATGGCGGCGGGGATGGGCTACATGCGGCGTCCGGCCGAACTCCTCTGCGACCCGCGGCGCCTGCAGAAGAGCGCCCGGAGCGTGATCTCGCTGGGGGTCTCCTACTACCCCGGGGAGCACCCCGAGAACCCCGGGGACGGGGGCCGGGTGGCGCGCTACGCCTGGGGGCGCGACTACCACCGGGCGATAAAGCAGCGGCTGCTCGGGCTGCGGCGGGACCTGGAGGCCCGTCTCGGGTGCCGGGTGAGGGCGCGGGCGTTCACCGACGCGGTGCCGCTGCTCGAGCGCTCGGCTGCCCAAAGGGCGGGGCTGGGCTTCTTCGGGCGCAACTCCTGCCTCATCAACCGCGACATGGGCTCCTACTTCTTCATCGCCGAGCTGCTCGTGGACCTGGAGCTGGAGCCCGACGGGCCGGGCGAGGGAACCTGCGGGCGCTGCACCCGGTGCATGGACCGGTGCCCCACCGGGGCGATAAAGGCCCCCGGCGTGGTGGACGCCCGCCTGTGCATCTCCTACCTGACCATCGAGAACCGCGGGGAGATCCCGCGGCCCCTGCGGCCGCTGGTCGGGGACTGGGCCTTCGGCTGCGACCTCTGCCAGGAGGTCTGCCCGTACAACCGGCGGAAGGCGAAAAGGAGCCGGTGGCCCGAGTTCTCGGCGGAGGCCGGGGCCGGGCCGTACCTGGAGATAACCGAGGTGCTGGGCATAAGGAGCGAGGAGGAGTTCGAGCGGCGCTTCGCCGGCACGCCCCTCACCCGCCCCGGGCGGGCCGGGCTGCTGCGCAACTGCTGCGTGGCGGCGGGGAACCTGAGGCTCGAGGCGGCCGTCCCGGCGCTCGCCGGGTGCCTGCGGGAGGATCCGTCGCCGCTCGTCCGCGGGCACGCGGCGTGGGCCCTCGGCGAGATAGGCGGGGCGGAGCGGGAGCTCTCCGAGGCGGCGCGGCGGGAGGCAGACCCCTGGTGCAGGAGGGAGATAGAGCTCGCCCTCGCCCGGGCGGGCGTAGGTTAGAATAGCGACAAGAGATGGCCGATCAGATCAACTACTACGAGGTTCTCGGGGTCCGGCGGGACGCCTCGCAGGCGGAGATCCGCAACGCCTACCGGCGGCTGGCGAAGGAGCGCCACCCGGACAGCCCCGGCGGCGACGCCCGCGAGTTCGCCCTCCTGCAGGAGGCGCACGAGGTGCTCTCGGACCCGGAGCGCCGCCGCCGGCACGACGAGGAGCTGGACCTGGCCTTCGCCGCCTCCCAGCTCTCGGACCTGGACTTCAGCAAGCTGGAGGACGAGCTCGCCGCCCGCCGCGCGCAGCGGGAGGCCGAGGGCGGGCCAGGGCTCGGCGAGCGGCTGCGGAACCGGCTGCGGCGCGCAAAGCGCGAGCCCCGGCGGGAGAACGTCCGGGTGCGGGGGCGCTACGAGATCCGGGAGGCCCGCTGGTACGAGCCGCACCACTTCGAGCCCGAGCCCGTCAACTGGAAGACCGGCGCGCTGAGCTTCGTGGGCTCGTTCGTCGCGTTCATCGCCGCCGGGCAGGTAGGGCTCTGGGCGACCGGCGCCGCCGACCCGGGCCCCCTGGTCTGGCTCTCGGCGGTCGCCCCCTTTATGCCGGTGATCTACACGCTCGTCGGCCTCGTGGCGGCGTACTTCGCCTACCGGGCGGCTGGCTACTGGGGCGTGGCGCTGGTCTTCGTGGCGGCGCTGGTCGTGGGCGGGCAGGGGGGCCCGGTGGGGCTGCTGCAGTTCGCCACGGTCGGCATAGCGCTGCTGCTTCTGGTCATCTACCTCGGCAACCGGCGCGCGGCGCGCCGCTAGAGAGGCTTCGGGGCCCTGAAGGGTGAAGCGCGGCAGATAGAGGAGTTCGTGGCCCGCTACGGGGAGCGCGCGGCCCCGGCGGAGAGGGCCGTCTCCGAGGCGTGGTGGAACCTGGCCACCACCGGGAGCGAGGAGGCCCGCCGGGAGCTGGTGCGCGCCGGGATGGCGTACAACGAGGTCTTCTCCGACCCCGAGGCCTTCCGGAAGGTCCGCGGCTGGTACGCGGAGCGCAGCCGCATCCCAGACGCCCTGCTGCGCCGGCAGGTCGAGGTGCTGCACGGGGCGCTCGCGGCGTGCCAGGGCGACCGCAAGACCATCTCGCGCATAGAGGAGCTGGAGGCCGAGGCCAACGCCCTCTACGGCAACCACCGGGCCGAGATCGGGGGAAGGGAGGTCGGGGAGAACGAGCTCCGGGAGATCTTGCGCACCTCCCGGGACGAAGAGCTGCGCCGGGAGGCGTGGGAGGCCTCCAAGAGCGTGGGCCGGGAGGCGGCCCCCCTGGTCCGGGAGCTCGCCCGGCTGCGCAACCGGCTCGCCCGCAAGCAGGGCTACGAGAACCACTACCTCCGCTCGCTGGAGCTGCAGGAGATAGACCCCGGGGAGCTGGAGGGGATCATGTCCCGCCTCGAGGCCGCGACGGAGGCCCCCTTCAGGGAGCTGAAGCGGCGGCTGGACGAGGGCCTCAAGGGGCGGTTCGGGGTGGAGCGGGTGATGCCCTGGCACCACGCCGACCCCTTTTTCCAGAGCTGCCGGGAGGATCTCGCGGCCACGGCCGGCGAGGTCCCCGACGTGGACGGCTTTTTCCGGGGGAAGGACCTCGAGGAGCTCACCCGCAGAACCTACGACGCCCTGGGCCTGGAGGTCAGGGACGTCCTCGCCCGCAGCGACCTCGCCGAGCGGCCCGGCAAGCTCCAGCACGCCTTCTGCACCCGGATAGGGCGCGAGTACCCCTACGACGTGAGGGTGCTGGCGAACGTACGGCCCGGCGCCTACTGGATGGAGACCCTGCTGCACGAGTTCGGGCACGCCGTCTACGACAAGCACATCAACCCGGGCC is a window of Rubrobacter xylanophilus DSM 9941 DNA encoding:
- the queG gene encoding tRNA epoxyqueuosine(34) reductase QueG yields the protein MEDPARARRVVEELARAAGFELVGVTGAEPLAEGGERLRRWQEAGMAAGMGYMRRPAELLCDPRRLQKSARSVISLGVSYYPGEHPENPGDGGRVARYAWGRDYHRAIKQRLLGLRRDLEARLGCRVRARAFTDAVPLLERSAAQRAGLGFFGRNSCLINRDMGSYFFIAELLVDLELEPDGPGEGTCGRCTRCMDRCPTGAIKAPGVVDARLCISYLTIENRGEIPRPLRPLVGDWAFGCDLCQEVCPYNRRKAKRSRWPEFSAEAGAGPYLEITEVLGIRSEEEFERRFAGTPLTRPGRAGLLRNCCVAAGNLRLEAAVPALAGCLREDPSPLVRGHAAWALGEIGGAERELSEAARREADPWCRREIELALARAGVG
- a CDS encoding M2 family metallopeptidase, coding for MEEFVARYGERAAPAERAVSEAWWNLATTGSEEARRELVRAGMAYNEVFSDPEAFRKVRGWYAERSRIPDALLRRQVEVLHGALAACQGDRKTISRIEELEAEANALYGNHRAEIGGREVGENELREILRTSRDEELRREAWEASKSVGREAAPLVRELARLRNRLARKQGYENHYLRSLELQEIDPGELEGIMSRLEAATEAPFRELKRRLDEGLKGRFGVERVMPWHHADPFFQSCREDLAATAGEVPDVDGFFRGKDLEELTRRTYDALGLEVRDVLARSDLAERPGKLQHAFCTRIGREYPYDVRVLANVRPGAYWMETLLHEFGHAVYDKHINPGLPYFLRSYAHLATTEAVALMMGSLAEDPAWLSSVAGVPEAELDGFREYLRERERADRLVFVRWALVMYRFERALYADPDREDLNDLWWELAGRLQLLERPPGRDEPDWAAKIHIAVSPVYYHNYVLGHLIAAQLRDHLERYVTRGPFYESRSAGLYLLESLFGPGAREGWRETVERATGSPLDTGRFVGSLR
- a CDS encoding J domain-containing protein; translation: MADQINYYEVLGVRRDASQAEIRNAYRRLAKERHPDSPGGDAREFALLQEAHEVLSDPERRRRHDEELDLAFAASQLSDLDFSKLEDELAARRAQREAEGGPGLGERLRNRLRRAKREPRRENVRVRGRYEIREARWYEPHHFEPEPVNWKTGALSFVGSFVAFIAAGQVGLWATGAADPGPLVWLSAVAPFMPVIYTLVGLVAAYFAYRAAGYWGVALVFVAALVVGGQGGPVGLLQFATVGIALLLLVIYLGNRRAARR